The sequence GTTCAGCAATAAGCACAGACAGCTCACGACGTACATCACCAGGAGAAAGATGGTCTTCTCTGTTGGCCGAGACACAAAGCAGTCCACAGTGTGAGGGCAAGGGACTCTGTTGCAGACGTAATAGGCTTCTACCTCAAAACCGTAGAGCAAATACTGCCCTATCAAAAAGCAAACTTCAAACGAGGCTCTGGTAAGTAGCTGGAAGACATAGATTTTCATCAGTCCTTCTTGCTGGATGCGCCTCCTCCCGTCATGCTTTTGTTGCTCTTTGCTCTTGGGCTTGGCTTTGGCTTTCTCATGTTCTGCCGTGTCATCAGAGATCATGGGCTCCTCTTCATCAGCCTCCATCGGGTCCTCCATGTTGCGCACTGCCTGCCAGTTCAAAGCAAACTGCTTCTTCTTCTTGAATCCCTTGaacttcttctcttcctccgccGACCGAGCGATCCTGTGGATGGCATAGCCCAGGTACATGACTGAAGGGGTGGATATCATGATGATCTGGAAGACCCAGAACCTGACGTGTGACAGCGGCGCGAAGGCATCGTAACAGACGTTGTCGCAGCCGGGCTGCTTGGTGTTACAGGTGAACTTGCTTTGCTCATCGGAGTAGATGGACTCCCCGCCTACCGCTGTCAAGACAATGCGGAAGACGATGAGCACGGTGAGCCAGACCTTCCCCACGAAGGTGGAGTGATTGTGAATCTCTTCTAGCAGGCGGGTTAGAAAGCTCCAGCTCATGTTGGTCATAAGGGCTACTCAGTTATAACCTGCAGGAAgagggggaaacaaaaaaacattgGCACATCTGTGATAGATGAAGTCATGTTGTCTCAAAGAGGCACCCTTCATTGCTGCAGCCCATCTCCCCAGGACCTGTGACGGAGCTGACCATGACAGCGCAGCACTGGGGAACGAGCCATGGCCAGTGTGGGGACGTGCTGCACCACCTACTAGATTCACCATTACCCACTTTGTTGCCTGTTTCAAGACGTTGCTCAGCTGCAGGAAGAGTTTGGTTACTGTAAAAGTGAACGCAAGGCACCATGAAAGCCACTTAGGCACAAAAAGGTGCTTAACTTGTGATAATGTCTTGTGCGCATGCCATGAGCTCAAGTGCCTGAGCTGAAAGCGGGAGTAGAGGATGCTGCCCACATCACAAAGACTTGCGCTGCTGAAATATCTTTCATTagcaaacccagaaaaatgcaaagaatcAGCAAAAGAATGGGAATATTTATGTTTACAGGCTGATGGCCCTTTTAAGttccttttgaaaaaacaaaacaaaacaaaacaaatgtttaatcAAATGcagactgttttaaaaataaaccttgaaAAGCTCTCAGAGAAAACCATGCATTTATTAGAAGACCTGGAcagctggggaggaagagcTTGTAGTAACCATTTTGTGTTTAGCTTAACACGCAATGGGGCCTCAGCCCGAGCTCCTTGGGTCACCCCAGGCATCATTAAAGGCAGGCAGCAATTTTACCGCCTGACTGGCAGCAGCCCTGACAGATACCTGGGGGTGAGAGCAATAGGGAAAGCACCCAGACCCAAAGAGCACCATGGTGAGGGGCAGCAGGGTTCCCACCCCAGCGCAGCGCAGAATGGGCTCATCCTTTCTGCtcccctgcatccctcctcTGAATCATCCTCCGGCTCGTTATGGAGTTTACCCACGTCGTTTCCACGCAGACAACTGATGGCAGGCAGTAAATTAGGTGTCTGTGAGCCCAATCCTACTCATGAACTGATGCCTACCAATGCATCCAGAAGCAAAGAGTGGATGTGTTGGTGGCGGATGTAGAAGCCAAGCCCATGAGCATGGACATGAGCAATTTAGCGCGGGGTAGCACATGGCAACGGTGTGTTATGGCTCAGCAGTAgctgccccagcacaggctACTTCCCTGTGGTCCTCCATGACCAagcggaggaagagaagggagctGTTGACCATGTGTTGAAAGAGTATGGACACCAAGCCTACCCCTCCATGCTGGGAGAGCATGGCTGAGTGGAGGTTAATATCCAGGAGGGAAAAATGATGCCATGAGACATGAGCCTGGTCCTAACCTGGCTTTGCACCACTTTTACATGGAGACACAAAGTTATGCCCTAGGGTTTCCATGGCACAAGCCGGGCTTTGAGCCCATCACCCATGCCAGATGCAGGGTGGGAGCAGCCACCAGCATCAGCCATGGGCACAGCCCCACGCGGGAGCAAGAAGGGAAACGTGCCTTACTGTGTTCTCTGCATCGAGCCTTTCTGGAATGTGATTTTGCTCACACTGCTTCTTAGGACGGGAGCCAAACAGTGCTGGTTTGCTCAGCGCTCGCCTTCACGCTGCCCCGGGAGTTAGCAACATGGTCTGAGGCTCGAGATGCAGCAAAATCCTTCCGCTGTTGAGGGCTCTCGAGAGCAGGCAGATGGAATTTTCTAACCCTGCTATTTCTAGATCAAACAAATCCTCTGTGAACCCAAACCCCCAAGTCTTCACACGCCAGACCGAGACTGCGGGAGCACTCTGCAGATGGTGGCGAGGGCTGTTATTCTTGTCCTGtggctggggaaactgaggcagggagcagagaaaCAGCTCACTCCAGGCTGGGTAATAAGCCAGAAGAAGAGGTGGGGAAGGTCTCCTCTCTGCCCACAACTTACCTGGTGAAGAACAACAGCCCTCAAAGCTGCTGGGACCAGAATCCCCATCTCCTGCCCCAGAAGCGATGCCTTGGACCCAATGGTCAgtacagaaatgctgctgcagatgAGGACAATTCATCCACTACAGAAGATCGTGGAAAGCAATTGCCACAGACCTATTCTTTATTTATTGAGGAAATTGGATTTATTCAGGGGTGAGATGGGAAGGCATCCCCTCTGAGTGCCTTTTTGCTTCTTTAGACTCAGTGAATACACTTTAAAGTGTCATTAACCCTTCCTCTGATTTGTGCCCACATTCGGATATGGGCAAAACGGGGCGTTCAATGATTCGCAATGATTTGATCTGGGCACTTGGCCAGGCTCCAgctggcagggggctgggaagggaagaCCCCGCTGGGTGCAGCGATGGCCAGCTATGGGACATGGTGCATCCATCTCTGGAGCATCCAGGTCCGGccgaggcagggctggggcttggATAAAGCTCACATCAGCCCCAGCTTGGCTGGCCCCATGCGGGCATTCAGCCACCTCCTGGCTCCCATTTGCATCCCCAATTAGTTGCAAGCCCTAAATTGTTCTAAAACACGGGCTTCAAATGTCCTGTAGAGCAGTTCATTTATAATTTCAGTGCTCACCTAAAGGGTTTCTGAGGTCTACACCAGGGATAATTTACCATTTTGCAAGTGTTACTCAAGGACACCTCCCAACAGCAGTtttgctggggcagggaaggtCTGACCAAGGTAGTGGTGGCTTTTGGAGTAAATATTCAAATTTTGATCTGATATTATTCAGGGTTGTTAGCAAAGCACCCATTGTCTCCTCTGGGAAACACGTTTTGGAAAGAAGCACCTGACAGCCTTGGTTCAAAACACTCACAAACCTCCCAAGTcggggagaaggaaagaaattgcaAAGTAATTGAAGTGGCGGGCTGTTGCTTTGAGAAGACCACCTCTGGTTACCAGCCACCAGACTGAGCTGTTGCTCCTGCGGCTCAGCCCTCCGTGCACATCTGGATCTGCAGGAACATCTGCAGGAAACAGCCTCGAGCTGTTTCTGAACCCCTGGGACCCCACTGTTGCCTCTGTGTATGATCACACCTTGACGTTACGCTCCTGTGTGTCCACCCACTCTCCTGGCACTGTATTTGAAAGCAGGAGCTGAAGgaaatgagtttaaaaaaacccccctcctACAATCAGTTCAGTTAAACTTCCAGTCGTTTTTGCAAGTCACTGGCTAGAAAGACTATACAATGAGATTTCAATGCTTTTAATTGCTTCGGGGGTGCTTAGTACACCATTATATTTTGGAATCAATTATAAGGCAAACAAGCTTCCAAGGAAGGATTTGTTCACGTTGCTTTTGCTAGTGAACAGGATggtactgggaaaaaaacatgtttcatCTCCTCACAATGCCAACTATCgaagcacacacaaaaaaatggatttttgcaCCATCTGTATGCTTCAGACCTAATTCCTCCATGCAATGGAAAAGTTACACAGTCCAGCTCCCTGGGGAAATAAACCTGTATGGCTCTGCAGCAGGTAGATGGATTAGATTAGGTGGTTCATGTAGTTAAATTACCTGCTGGAAGGATTGCATGAGAGGACCCACCATCCCTCATCCATTCATTCACAGCCATCTATCTTCACGCGTTGTCTCCAGATTAGCTGACGTGCAGTGTACGAAACGCGTGCGGGGTACAAGTTGCACTTTGAAACGGCTATAAAGGAGGATTTGGACTGCTCAACCCACCAGCAGCActaaaaatagtgaaaatagTGTGTAGGCAGGTACAGGAATGAGCTGTTGGCTCCACGATCTCATCATGGTTACTTCCCAAAACCCGCTGACCCCTCTGTGCAATCGCAGGCACAACTGTTGGAACTGGGAAAAACTTTAAAACCTGAGTCTAAAataagcagaagcagcaaataaataaataaatatataattatctGCGCTAGCTGGATGCCCTTCCTTTCTGCACTGTTCCACACTGTTGCTTAAACTGCAGGGAAAagaatggggggaaaaaaaaaaatctacttacAGAGACATGGTACTTCTCGCGGCGGCTTTCCCTCCTCCGCCGACATTCCTGTGCCACCAGCCCTCCGCCTTGCCCTAGATAAACTCCCGCCGCCTCGGTCCAGCCATGCCCCAGCAGTTGGAAACCGGAGCTCAAGGGAAGTATTTAACGTGATGTCAAACCCCGCCTCTGCCGGGCACCCAACGCCGGAGGTCCTGCCCGAGCTGGACCCCTACGGTGGGTCCCACCGCTGCTCCTGGCCCCTCTTTCCCGTGCCAAGCcgtgggagaaggagggaaggtGCTCTATATATATCCCGAGGAGGAAAGGGGCATTGGTTTTAAATCCAAACAAGCCGACGGGTCTGGTTTTAGGAACGCTGCCTGGAATTTTGCTGCTGAGCTCTTGAGCCGGTTGGAAGTAAATTAATAGCATC comes from Grus americana isolate bGruAme1 chromosome 2, bGruAme1.mat, whole genome shotgun sequence and encodes:
- the GJC2 gene encoding gap junction gamma-2 protein, with translation MTNMSWSFLTRLLEEIHNHSTFVGKVWLTVLIVFRIVLTAVGGESIYSDEQSKFTCNTKQPGCDNVCYDAFAPLSHVRFWVFQIIMISTPSVMYLGYAIHRIARSAEEEKKFKGFKKKKQFALNWQAVRNMEDPMEADEEEPMISDDTAEHEKAKAKPKSKEQQKHDGRRRIQQEGLMKIYVFQLLTRASFEVCFLIGQYLLYGFEVEAYYVCNRVPCPHTVDCFVSRPTEKTIFLLVMYVVSCLCLLLNMCEMFHLGFGTIRDAIRNRKINSFRQPPYNYAYPKNISCPPEYNLVVKSEKSTKIPNSLMAHEQNLANVAQEQQCTSPDENLPADLSTLHKHLRVAQEQLDIAFQSYSSTQANTQPSRTSSPASGGTVVEQNRVNTAQEKQGAKPKACLEKGSSSSKDGKTSVWI